The sequence TAGACGCCGGAGAGCTCCGGAGCGTAGCCGGGGGTCCCCGGGTCGGTCACGAGGACGCCCTGGATCGTGGCCGCCGGAATTCCGGCGCGCCGCAGGAGGTCGACCGCGAGCTCGGCGAACCCGACGCAGTACGCGCGCCGGGAGGCGAACACCGCCGCGGGCTCCTGTGGCCGGGAACGGTCGGAATCGTACGCGACCGAGCGTCGCACCCACGCGAGCACCGCGCCGGCCGCGCCGGCCTGGAGGCGCTGGCCCGCGACGAGCGACCGCGCGAGCCGGTCGCGGTCGGGCGCCGGGGCGGGCGCGGCGCCGACGTCTTCCGGCGCCCGCGGCGCGCCGCTCGGCCGGCGAGCCGGAGACGCCCGCACGACCAGACGCAGGCCCGATCGCTCGGGGAAGGCCTCCAGCGAGTAGCCGTTCACGTCGAGCTGGTCGAAGAGCGCGGCGTCGCGGCCGCGGGCGAAGTAGACCGCGGTCGCGCCCGACGACTCGGCCGCCGCGAGGAGAGCGATGGCGAACGCCGCCATCCGACCGCCCGTCACGGCTCCCCGGTCTCCGCGGGCGATTTCAGGACGCCGTCGAGGATCCCGTTGATGAACTGCGACGACCTCGGGGTCGAGAAACGCTTCGCGATCTCCAGAGCCTCGTCGATGACGACGGGGGCGGGCGTGTCGGGCTCGTGGCGAATCTCGTAGAGCGCCATCCGGAGGATGTTCCGGTCGACGGCCGGCATCCGCTCGATGCGCCAGTTGTCCGCCTGTCGGGTGATGAGGTCGTCGATCTCCGGCCGGTGCTCGAGAGTTCCGATGACGAGCCGCTTGGCGTAGTCCCGGGTCGAGTCTGCCGCGTGCCGCCACTCCTGGAAATGGTGGAACATCTCCTCGGGGGCGGCGCCCGTCAGGTCGTTCTCGAAGAGCATCTGGAGCGCGAGCTCCCGGGCGCGGCGTCGCGACCCCATCAGCGGACCTCCGCCCGTTTTCGCGCCCCCGGCGCTCCGGCGCGGAGGGGCCGCGGCGCTTGCCGCGCGCGTTTCCTCAGCCTCGCCATCTCGATGGCCGCCTCCGCCGCTTCGCGGCCGGCGTTTCCGGCTCGCCCCCCCGCGCGATCCATCGCCTGCGCGTGATCGTCGCAGGTGAGGACGCCGAACGCGATCGGGACGTCCTGAGCGGCGTTCAACTGCGCGAGCGCGGACGCGACCGAGCGGGAGAGCACGTCGAAGTGCGGGGTGTCGCCGCGAATCAGGCACCCGAGGGAGACGACGGCCGAACGCGCCCGGCGGACTTCCCAGCGGCACGCGGAAACGAGCTCGAACGAACCGGGCACGCGGACGACCGCGACCTCGCGGGCCCCCGCGGCCCGGAGCACCGAGAGGGCCCCGTCGAGGAGACGCTCGGTCACGTCCGCGTTCCAGCGCGCCGCAACGACCGCGAAGCTCAATCCCTTCGCGTCCAGGGGTTCGCGGTCTGGCAATGACCCTTTTCGCATCCGGTGCGGGAGGATTGTAGCAGGGAGGAGACGGGCGCGACAGCGGCCGCGGCGCTTAGCCACTCAGGCGGCGACGGGCGAGAA is a genomic window of Thermoanaerobaculia bacterium containing:
- a CDS encoding transglutaminase-like domain-containing protein; its protein translation is MTGGRMAAFAIALLAAAESSGATAVYFARGRDAALFDQLDVNGYSLEAFPERSGLRLVVRASPARRPSGAPRAPEDVGAAPAPAPDRDRLARSLVAGQRLQAGAAGAVLAWVRRSVAYDSDRSRPQEPAAVFASRRAYCVGFAELAVDLLRRAGIPAATIQGVLVTDPGTPGYAPELSGVYHRWVEVFYPDRGWTFADPLAAGGGVDARYVAFARRSWTRPGDLRLAVVSGETRPAPVEPR
- the nusB gene encoding transcription antitermination factor NusB, translating into MGSRRRARELALQMLFENDLTGAAPEEMFHHFQEWRHAADSTRDYAKRLVIGTLEHRPEIDDLITRQADNWRIERMPAVDRNILRMALYEIRHEPDTPAPVVIDEALEIAKRFSTPRSSQFINGILDGVLKSPAETGEP
- the ribH gene encoding 6,7-dimethyl-8-ribityllumazine synthase, with translation MPDREPLDAKGLSFAVVAARWNADVTERLLDGALSVLRAAGAREVAVVRVPGSFELVSACRWEVRRARSAVVSLGCLIRGDTPHFDVLSRSVASALAQLNAAQDVPIAFGVLTCDDHAQAMDRAGGRAGNAGREAAEAAIEMARLRKRARQAPRPLRAGAPGARKRAEVR